The following proteins come from a genomic window of Natrinema saccharevitans:
- a CDS encoding PIN domain-containing protein, whose protein sequence is MYAETDFLLALIKNDDWLGDAAESVYREHRDVLWTSQFTLIELLMVAYREERDTERVVSNAANLVEVRGDVETVVTAATYVEDHGFTPFDALHLVESNGETIVSSDETYEDVTSRLDLKTVDEHEE, encoded by the coding sequence GCGGAAACCGATTTCCTTCTCGCGCTGATTAAGAACGATGACTGGCTCGGCGACGCTGCCGAGTCGGTATACCGAGAGCACCGCGACGTGTTATGGACATCGCAGTTTACGCTCATCGAACTCCTGATGGTCGCCTACCGCGAGGAACGTGATACCGAACGCGTCGTTTCGAACGCCGCCAACCTCGTTGAGGTACGTGGTGATGTGGAGACGGTCGTTACGGCGGCGACATATGTGGAAGACCACGGGTTCACACCGTTCGACGCACTTCACCTCGTTGAATCGAATGGAGAGACCATCGTCTCAAGCGACGAGACGTACGAGGATGTCACATCCCGTCTGGACCTGAAGACGGTCGACGAGCACGAGGAGTGA
- a CDS encoding replication factor C large subunit, which yields MTDWTEKYRPTTLSEVRGNNKARDKLEEWAETWDDHRESVIVHGSPGVGKTSAAHALANDMGWPVMELNASDSRGADVIEKIAGEAAKSGTLTAGESGRRLVILDEADNFHGNADYGGSREVTRVVKDASQPIVLVANEFYDMSQSLRNACETIEFRDVSKRSIVPVLRDVCRREGIEFEEEALEKIAESTSGDLRSAVNDLQAVAEETERLTVEDVVTSERDTTEGIFDFLDELIKEKDAESALRASYDVDETPDDLLNWIEDNVPKDYAGAELADAYEFLSNADRWLGRVRATQDYSYWRYATDNMTAGVAASRRGDKGGWTRYGPPSYWSKLGRTKGTRNTRDSIAERIAEREGASVATVRREILPFLSAMTHHCTNRDLTVRMAAAYDLDEAEVSFITGSGKDTNKVQSIVEDAAERTAELAVEHSGDAFFEAERSSGDAAETPTGTDADGESQQTLAVSGAEDGGEQSGEERSDDAAVDEPDDDQSGLSDFM from the coding sequence ATGACCGACTGGACGGAGAAGTACCGCCCGACGACGCTGTCGGAGGTACGCGGCAACAACAAGGCCCGCGACAAACTCGAGGAGTGGGCCGAGACGTGGGACGACCACCGCGAGTCGGTGATCGTCCACGGCAGTCCCGGCGTGGGGAAGACCTCCGCCGCCCACGCGCTGGCCAACGACATGGGCTGGCCGGTGATGGAACTCAACGCCAGCGACAGCCGGGGGGCCGACGTCATCGAGAAGATCGCGGGGGAGGCGGCCAAGAGCGGCACCCTCACCGCCGGCGAGTCGGGCCGGCGACTGGTCATCCTGGACGAGGCCGACAACTTCCACGGCAACGCCGACTACGGCGGCTCGCGGGAGGTCACCCGCGTCGTCAAGGACGCCAGCCAGCCGATCGTCCTCGTCGCGAACGAGTTCTACGACATGAGCCAGTCGCTGCGAAACGCCTGCGAGACCATCGAGTTCCGCGACGTCTCGAAGCGGTCGATCGTCCCCGTCCTACGGGACGTCTGCCGGCGGGAGGGCATCGAGTTCGAGGAGGAGGCCCTCGAGAAGATCGCCGAGTCGACCAGCGGCGACCTCCGGTCAGCGGTCAACGACCTGCAGGCGGTCGCGGAGGAGACCGAGCGCCTGACCGTCGAGGACGTGGTGACGAGCGAGCGCGACACCACCGAGGGGATCTTCGACTTCCTCGACGAACTCATCAAGGAGAAAGACGCCGAGAGCGCGCTGCGGGCGTCCTACGACGTCGACGAGACGCCCGACGACCTGCTCAACTGGATCGAGGACAACGTCCCGAAGGACTACGCGGGCGCGGAACTGGCCGACGCCTACGAGTTCCTCTCGAACGCCGACCGCTGGCTGGGGCGGGTCCGCGCGACTCAGGACTACTCCTACTGGCGGTACGCGACCGACAACATGACCGCCGGCGTCGCCGCCTCGAGACGCGGCGACAAGGGCGGCTGGACCCGCTACGGGCCGCCCAGCTACTGGTCGAAACTCGGCCGAACCAAAGGAACGCGAAACACCCGCGATTCGATCGCCGAGCGCATCGCCGAGCGCGAGGGAGCCAGCGTCGCCACCGTCCGTCGGGAGATCCTCCCGTTCCTCTCGGCGATGACCCACCACTGCACGAACCGCGACCTGACCGTCCGGATGGCCGCCGCCTACGACCTCGACGAGGCGGAGGTCTCCTTCATCACCGGCAGCGGGAAGGATACCAACAAGGTCCAGTCGATCGTCGAAGACGCCGCGGAACGCACGGCCGAACTGGCCGTCGAACACTCCGGCGACGCCTTCTTCGAGGCCGAGCGCTCGAGCGGGGACGCCGCGGAAACGCCGACCGGTACCGACGCCGACGGCGAGAGCCAGCAGACGCTCGCGGTGTCCGGTGCCGAGGACGGCGGCGAACAGTCCGGCGAGGAGAGAAGCGACGACGCGGCGGTCGACGAGCCCGACGACGATCAGTCGGGACTGAGCGACTTCATGTGA
- the bioD gene encoding dethiobiotin synthase — MTRPLAVVGTGTGVGKTVVTAGLTRLFREAGHEARAIKPAQTGHPPDDVDESQSSARRTSLVGDAGFVAAACDDPDAATCPRYLEPALAPRVAAEVAGEDLAYEPIREACEREIAATPVPIVEGIGGLRVPLAGDEEVIDLVADLDAAAVVVTRSGLGTLNHTALSVDALEDRGIDVRGVVVNEYAGETLAERTNPDELERMTGYAVETVPPLEDGDRATPRDLAAGVADALSPAFRDRLPVGDD, encoded by the coding sequence GTGACTCGGCCGCTCGCCGTCGTCGGTACCGGTACCGGCGTCGGCAAGACGGTCGTCACGGCCGGTCTCACCCGGCTGTTCCGCGAGGCCGGCCACGAGGCGCGGGCGATCAAGCCCGCCCAGACCGGCCACCCGCCCGACGACGTCGACGAGTCACAGTCGTCGGCTCGACGAACTTCGCTCGTCGGTGACGCCGGGTTCGTCGCCGCGGCCTGTGACGACCCCGACGCCGCCACCTGTCCGCGCTACCTCGAGCCGGCACTCGCCCCGCGGGTCGCGGCCGAAGTGGCCGGCGAGGACCTCGCCTACGAGCCGATCCGCGAGGCCTGCGAACGCGAGATCGCGGCGACGCCGGTCCCGATCGTCGAGGGGATCGGCGGGCTCCGGGTGCCGCTGGCCGGCGACGAGGAAGTGATCGACCTCGTGGCCGACCTCGACGCGGCGGCGGTCGTCGTCACGCGCTCGGGGCTGGGGACGCTCAACCACACCGCGCTCTCGGTCGACGCGCTCGAGGACCGGGGGATCGACGTCCGCGGCGTCGTCGTCAACGAGTACGCGGGCGAGACGCTCGCCGAGCGGACGAATCCCGACGAGTTAGAGCGAATGACCGGCTACGCGGTCGAGACGGTGCCGCCGCTCGAGGACGGCGACCGCGCGACGCCCCGCGATCTCGCGGCCGGCGTCGCCGACGCGCTGTCGCCGGCGTTTCGCGATCGACTACCAGTCGGCGACGACTGA